The proteins below come from a single Nocardiopsis gilva YIM 90087 genomic window:
- a CDS encoding fibronectin type III domain-containing protein gives MRLASLGQRLRSGASGLTIAVLAIALVGTVFGVGALGRADEVSDGNAWLWTSPTGEVSRVNGHNAQVDLVSSLPEAEGHNVEVTQNDQYLILHDKDTGKMTSVDLSEMGFTGSLDLGKDSDVGLALGRSAAVVIDRAAGEVRAVDPATLQPTGASINLPAPLVGGAFDDGETLWLGVPTQGTVAGVRVAGQKAEVAETVAVSDPGTDMALTVLDQGALAVDRADDRIVSIDGGGTPRVLDASASTKGAELPARTRGDMAAITAPSAGEIVTVSRPNGAGAIDSFSYNADGSGTAMPYAGRVYVPFDGDSLVRVYRPDGVEEGEVHLPEAKGPLGLEVREGSMFINAAESGAAAVVDPEGEARVIDKTARPPGPGGSPEPLPDLSTRQPEEPDHDGDDEPEERSADAPGAPTPVSFTAGDGSVTLSWPAAYSPDTPIESYEITWQGGSKTVSGDDRSVEITGLDNGTTYRFRVAATNENGTGPAAQTGRVTPSTGAPDAPEWVTAEAATSTSATVTWADVDGAEDYLVSTSAESGAGVTDRSSSTNSVTVTGLEPGGTYTFTVTPRGAGGVSGEAVSSDSLTLSETELSAPAKAEFTVNGGTVNVTWSEVEGAVKYRITPGGDGASAMKETTTAGATTSQSLNRGASGRCYSFTVTAIGPDGAAANKSTTSASSCVQEFR, from the coding sequence ATGCGCCTCGCGAGCCTGGGGCAGCGCCTTCGCTCCGGTGCCTCCGGCCTGACCATCGCCGTCCTGGCGATCGCCCTCGTCGGCACCGTCTTCGGCGTCGGCGCGCTCGGGCGTGCCGACGAGGTGTCGGACGGCAACGCGTGGCTGTGGACCAGCCCCACGGGCGAGGTCAGCCGCGTCAACGGGCACAACGCCCAGGTCGACCTGGTCTCGTCGCTGCCCGAGGCTGAGGGCCACAACGTCGAGGTCACCCAGAACGACCAGTACCTCATCCTCCATGACAAGGACACCGGGAAGATGACCTCGGTCGACCTCAGCGAGATGGGGTTCACCGGGAGCCTCGATCTGGGCAAGGACAGCGACGTCGGGCTGGCCCTCGGCCGCTCCGCCGCTGTGGTCATCGACCGTGCCGCGGGGGAGGTCCGCGCCGTCGACCCCGCGACGCTCCAACCCACCGGCGCTTCCATCAACCTGCCCGCACCGCTCGTCGGCGGCGCCTTCGACGACGGCGAGACACTGTGGCTGGGCGTGCCCACCCAGGGCACCGTCGCCGGGGTCCGCGTCGCCGGGCAGAAGGCCGAGGTCGCCGAGACCGTCGCGGTGTCCGACCCCGGAACCGACATGGCCCTCACGGTCCTCGACCAGGGTGCCCTCGCGGTGGACCGGGCCGACGACCGCATCGTCTCCATCGACGGCGGCGGCACGCCTCGGGTCCTCGACGCGTCGGCTTCGACGAAGGGCGCCGAGCTCCCCGCACGCACACGCGGTGACATGGCGGCGATCACCGCGCCCTCAGCCGGCGAGATCGTCACGGTCTCTCGGCCCAACGGTGCGGGCGCGATCGACTCGTTCTCCTACAACGCCGACGGATCCGGGACGGCCATGCCGTATGCGGGGCGCGTGTACGTGCCGTTCGACGGAGATTCCCTCGTGCGCGTGTACCGGCCCGATGGAGTCGAAGAGGGCGAGGTGCACCTGCCCGAGGCCAAGGGGCCCCTCGGCCTTGAGGTCAGAGAGGGCAGCATGTTCATCAACGCCGCCGAGTCCGGCGCGGCGGCTGTGGTCGACCCCGAAGGTGAGGCGCGCGTCATCGACAAGACCGCCCGCCCCCCGGGACCGGGCGGGAGCCCCGAGCCGCTGCCCGACCTTTCCACCCGCCAACCCGAAGAGCCGGATCACGACGGCGACGACGAGCCCGAGGAGCGGAGCGCCGACGCGCCGGGTGCACCGACCCCGGTGTCGTTCACGGCCGGGGACGGCTCCGTCACGCTGTCCTGGCCCGCCGCCTACTCGCCCGACACTCCGATCGAGAGCTACGAGATCACCTGGCAGGGCGGCAGCAAGACCGTGTCGGGCGATGACCGCAGTGTGGAGATCACCGGGCTGGACAACGGCACCACCTACCGCTTCCGGGTCGCCGCGACCAACGAGAACGGCACCGGCCCGGCCGCCCAGACCGGCCGCGTCACCCCGTCGACGGGGGCGCCGGACGCTCCGGAATGGGTCACCGCGGAGGCCGCGACCTCGACCAGCGCGACCGTGACGTGGGCGGACGTCGACGGCGCCGAGGACTATCTCGTCAGCACCTCGGCCGAATCGGGAGCCGGAGTGACCGACCGGTCCTCGTCCACGAACTCGGTGACCGTCACGGGGCTGGAACCCGGTGGGACCTACACCTTCACCGTCACACCGCGCGGCGCGGGCGGTGTCAGCGGCGAAGCCGTGAGCAGCGACTCGTTGACCCTGTCCGAGACGGAGCTGAGCGCACCCGCGAAGGCCGAGTTCACGGTCAACGGCGGCACGGTGAACGTCACCTGGTCCGAGGTCGAGGGCGCCGTGAAGTACCGCATCACGCCGGGTGGTGACGGCGCGTCCGCGATGAAGGAGACCACCACGGCGGGCGCGACGACGTCGCAGTCCCTCAACCGCGGGGCGTCGGGTCGCTGCTACTCCTTCACAGTGACGGCGATCGGCCCGGACGGCGCCGCCGCCAACAAGAGCACGACCAGTGCCTCCTCCTGTGTCCAGGAGTTCCGCTGA
- the treZ gene encoding malto-oligosyltrehalose trehalohydrolase, which produces MGEWERFSVWAPGREQVRVRARGADHAMARGENGWWHADVPGAGPDTDYAFLLDDDPTPLPDPRSQWQPRGVHGPSRRYDHAAFPWSDAAWTGRALPGSVLYELHIGTFTPEGTFDAAIGRLDHLVDVGVDLVEVMPVNAFDGHHGWGYDGALWGAVHEPYGGPDGFKRFVDACHTRGLGVVLDVVYNHLGPSGAYLPRFGPYFDGETPWGPSLNLDGPGSDEVRRYVLDTTAGLLRHYHLDGLRLDAVHALRDHRAVPLLAELSAEVDALAAGLRRPLALIAESDLNDPRTVTSRDAGGHGMTAQWSDDLHHALHTALTGEKHGYYADFAVPDALARTLRRVFFHAGTYSSFRGRTHGAPVDTDFGSLPGHRFLAYLQTHDQVGNRARGDRLSASVSPSLLTCGAAIVLCSPYTPMLFMGEEWAASTPWCFFASFPDPVLAAAVRDGRRREFAAHGWGEEDVPDPMDPRTRERSVLRWDERGTEPHRSVLEVYRALIALRRARLELADPRLDRFRVDASEDGRLLVLHRGRLRLVCNLGPVPAEVALDAPARDVLLAVRDGAIVRGTASDGMDAPGAKVHLPGASFTIVAT; this is translated from the coding sequence GTGGGCGAGTGGGAGCGGTTCTCGGTGTGGGCGCCGGGGCGCGAACAGGTGCGGGTCCGGGCCCGCGGGGCCGATCACGCCATGGCGCGTGGCGAGAACGGGTGGTGGCACGCCGACGTGCCGGGCGCCGGACCGGACACCGACTACGCGTTCCTCCTCGACGACGACCCCACGCCGCTTCCCGACCCTCGTTCCCAGTGGCAGCCGCGCGGCGTCCACGGCCCCTCCCGCCGCTACGACCACGCCGCCTTCCCGTGGAGCGACGCCGCCTGGACCGGGCGGGCGCTGCCCGGGTCCGTCCTCTACGAGCTGCACATCGGCACCTTCACCCCCGAGGGGACGTTCGATGCGGCCATCGGCCGCCTCGACCACCTCGTCGACGTTGGCGTCGACCTGGTCGAGGTGATGCCCGTCAACGCCTTCGACGGCCACCACGGCTGGGGCTACGACGGGGCCCTGTGGGGCGCCGTGCACGAACCCTACGGCGGCCCGGACGGCTTCAAGCGCTTCGTCGACGCCTGCCACACCCGCGGCCTGGGGGTCGTCCTCGACGTCGTCTACAACCACCTCGGCCCCTCGGGCGCCTACCTGCCCCGGTTCGGCCCGTACTTCGACGGCGAGACGCCCTGGGGTCCGTCGCTCAACCTCGACGGCCCCGGATCCGACGAGGTCCGCCGCTACGTCCTCGACACCACCGCGGGTCTTCTGCGCCACTACCACCTTGACGGCCTGCGGCTGGACGCCGTGCACGCTCTGCGGGACCACCGCGCCGTCCCTCTGCTCGCGGAACTCTCCGCCGAGGTCGACGCGCTGGCCGCCGGTCTGCGGCGTCCTCTCGCCCTCATCGCCGAATCCGACCTCAACGACCCGCGCACCGTCACCTCGCGCGACGCCGGCGGACACGGCATGACCGCCCAGTGGTCCGACGACCTGCACCATGCCCTGCACACCGCGCTCACCGGCGAGAAGCACGGCTACTACGCCGATTTCGCCGTCCCCGACGCCCTCGCCCGCACCCTGCGCCGGGTCTTCTTCCACGCCGGGACCTATTCCTCCTTCCGCGGACGCACCCACGGCGCGCCCGTCGACACCGATTTCGGGAGCCTTCCCGGCCACCGCTTCCTCGCCTACTTGCAGACCCACGACCAGGTCGGCAACCGGGCGCGTGGCGACCGCCTGTCCGCGTCGGTATCCCCGAGCCTCCTGACCTGCGGCGCCGCCATCGTGCTGTGTTCGCCCTACACGCCGATGCTGTTCATGGGGGAGGAGTGGGCCGCGTCGACGCCGTGGTGCTTCTTCGCCTCCTTCCCCGATCCGGTGCTGGCCGCCGCGGTGCGCGACGGGCGGCGCCGCGAGTTCGCCGCCCACGGGTGGGGCGAGGAGGACGTGCCCGACCCCATGGACCCGCGTACACGCGAGCGGTCGGTGCTGAGGTGGGACGAGCGCGGCACCGAGCCCCACCGCTCCGTACTGGAGGTGTACCGGGCGCTGATCGCGCTTCGCCGCGCCCGCCTCGAGCTGGCCGATCCCCGCCTGGACCGGTTCCGGGTGGACGCGTCGGAGGACGGCCGTCTGCTGGTCCTGCACCGGGGGCGGCTCCGGCTCGTCTGCAACCTGGGCCCGGTCCCGGCCGAGGTCGCCCTGGACGCCCCTGCCCGCGACGTGCTTCTGGCCGTTCGGGACGGGGCCATCGTGCGTGGCACCGCCTCCGACGGCATGGACGCGCCCGGCGCGAAGGTGCACCTGCCGGGCGCCTCCTTCACGATTGTCGCGACCTAG
- the eccCa gene encoding type VII secretion protein EccCa: MMLMPVISGSGSLLMAVTMGNRPLYAAGAMLVMVASVAVGVTMFLAQRNGPRRRILDQRERYLDYLDRLRATVREVTAAQRTSAAFRHPAPSLLPDLARLPARRWERRASDPDFLHLRIGSGNRPLARPLSMTVDTSNPLVVYDPVCRGMADQLIELHAHVPEQPLVVPLRELGVVSVVGDRRAGRDLARSLAAQLVAFHSPEDVRLGVVRHQHLLSEWDWLKWLAHGSVDSVQDGPLPARFTAATAVEMHELLAAEIEQRTIDMQRRRGGPPGPGTQRLVVIVDGEFQTTLSGLDAEPPVAALADLGIHVIVLVAGRREEPGHVDVRLEVGADGAVREHRDVRATGPTAPGEAEAGDNETAPLEGRADAAGVPLLTSLSRILSPMRLAADDGEDTLHNTVGLPEILGVPDVAQLDARQTWRPRSTSDYLRVPIGVGPTGTPVLLDLKESAFGGMGPHGLVVGATGSGKSEMLRTLVASLVINHAPDHLALLLVDFKGGATFADTDRLPHSAGLITNLADDDTLVARFREAMYGELTRRQQLLKDAGNLPNLHAYEALRAQQPDLEPLPHLLVIIDEFSELLTAHPDFAELFVAIGRIGRSIGVHLLLATQRLESGKIKGLESHLSYRIGLRTFSESESREAIGVGDAYHLPPEPGSGYLKVDTSVFERFKAAMVSGPYTPPSDEEAEQVPVLPLISFNGLEKLVSGDASASNAPRAAGRPASAGRSTLQVAVDRIVASRARPVRPVWLPPLPPALALSRVLDWMRAGPRQAAAGGPPPEPDPAEAKAIIGVTDIPREQRQEPTTLDFTGGDSNIVVLGGPQTGKSTLLRTMIASLAWRYPPGRVAIYGIDYGGGSLAPFEELPHVAGIATRADPERVERVFSDVLTLLDKREQVFRSYQLDSPAALRRARANGTVPSDVFGDVFLVIDGWSAVSEAFEDADNVLVDIASRGPSLGLHTILTGSASSQIRGKLQSLFGGRIELRLTDPFDSGIGRKVAEEIPKDVPGRVLLTNEHMAQIALPRLDGASNDQDLGEGVRDTIRTIGRRWPHRPVPAVRVLPQHIALAEVLPQHTGNGLAMGLGERDLGPAVFSFREDPHLVVFGDPQTGKSTLLRALLRQLTARSPEEVGIVLVDFRRAHLGLVGDDHLLAYCTSPQHTQAVATELAGNVRERIPGPNVTPQQLRNRSWWEGLELFVVVDDMDLVAGRSNPLAPLVPFLTQGADLGLHLITARRTGGAARSMLEPVAQTLADMATPGMLFSGDRMEGRISNGVAPRRLPQGRALYTRRGVGPEQVQVAWSEPAD; this comes from the coding sequence ATGATGCTGATGCCGGTGATCAGCGGGTCGGGGTCGCTGCTCATGGCGGTCACCATGGGCAACCGCCCGCTGTACGCGGCCGGGGCGATGCTCGTGATGGTGGCCAGCGTGGCCGTGGGCGTGACCATGTTCCTGGCCCAGCGCAACGGACCGCGCAGGCGCATCCTCGACCAGCGGGAGCGCTACCTCGACTACCTCGACCGCCTGCGCGCGACCGTCCGCGAGGTCACCGCGGCCCAGCGCACGAGTGCCGCGTTCCGCCACCCCGCGCCCTCGCTCCTGCCCGACCTGGCGCGGCTTCCGGCCCGCCGGTGGGAGCGGCGCGCGTCCGACCCCGACTTCCTGCACCTGCGCATCGGCTCGGGCAATCGCCCGCTGGCCCGCCCGCTGAGCATGACGGTGGACACGTCCAACCCGCTGGTCGTCTACGACCCCGTGTGCCGCGGCATGGCGGATCAGCTCATCGAACTCCACGCGCACGTGCCCGAGCAGCCGCTGGTGGTGCCGCTGCGTGAGCTGGGCGTCGTCTCCGTTGTCGGCGACCGGCGGGCCGGGCGCGACCTGGCGCGTTCTCTCGCCGCGCAGCTGGTGGCGTTCCACTCGCCCGAGGACGTGCGGCTGGGCGTGGTGCGCCACCAGCACCTGCTCTCCGAATGGGACTGGCTGAAGTGGCTGGCGCACGGCTCGGTGGACAGCGTCCAGGACGGCCCGCTCCCGGCCCGGTTCACCGCCGCGACCGCCGTGGAGATGCACGAGCTGCTCGCCGCCGAGATCGAGCAGCGCACCATCGACATGCAGCGCCGCCGCGGTGGCCCGCCGGGGCCGGGCACCCAGCGGCTGGTCGTCATCGTCGACGGCGAGTTCCAGACGACGCTGTCGGGCCTGGACGCCGAACCGCCGGTCGCGGCACTTGCCGACCTCGGCATCCACGTGATCGTGCTGGTCGCCGGGCGGCGTGAGGAGCCCGGCCATGTGGACGTGCGGCTGGAGGTCGGGGCCGACGGCGCCGTGCGCGAGCACCGCGACGTCCGGGCGACCGGGCCGACAGCGCCCGGGGAGGCCGAGGCCGGGGACAACGAGACCGCACCGCTTGAGGGCCGGGCCGACGCGGCGGGCGTCCCCCTGCTCACGTCCCTGTCGCGCATCCTGTCGCCGATGCGGCTGGCCGCAGACGATGGCGAGGACACCCTGCACAACACGGTGGGCCTGCCGGAGATCCTGGGCGTACCCGATGTGGCCCAGCTCGACGCGCGCCAGACATGGCGGCCGCGGAGCACCAGCGACTACCTGCGCGTCCCGATCGGGGTGGGGCCGACCGGCACACCGGTCCTGCTGGATTTGAAGGAGTCGGCGTTCGGCGGCATGGGCCCCCACGGCCTGGTCGTGGGCGCCACCGGCTCGGGCAAATCCGAAATGCTGCGCACCCTGGTCGCCTCCCTGGTCATCAACCACGCCCCCGACCACCTCGCCCTGCTCCTGGTCGACTTCAAGGGCGGCGCCACCTTCGCCGACACCGACCGCCTGCCCCACAGCGCCGGACTCATCACCAACCTCGCCGACGACGACACCCTCGTCGCCCGCTTCCGCGAGGCCATGTACGGCGAACTCACCCGCCGCCAGCAACTCCTTAAAGACGCCGGCAACCTGCCCAACCTCCACGCCTACGAAGCCCTGCGCGCCCAGCAGCCCGACCTGGAGCCCCTGCCCCACCTCCTGGTCATCATCGACGAGTTCTCCGAACTGCTCACCGCCCACCCCGACTTCGCCGAGCTGTTCGTGGCCATCGGCCGCATCGGCCGCTCCATCGGCGTCCACCTGCTGCTGGCCACCCAGCGCCTGGAATCAGGCAAGATCAAGGGCCTGGAATCCCACCTGTCCTACCGCATCGGCCTGCGCACCTTCTCCGAGTCCGAAAGCCGCGAGGCCATCGGCGTAGGCGACGCCTACCACCTGCCCCCCGAACCCGGATCGGGCTACCTCAAGGTCGACACCTCGGTCTTCGAACGCTTCAAAGCCGCCATGGTCTCCGGCCCCTACACCCCGCCGAGCGACGAGGAGGCCGAGCAGGTGCCCGTCCTGCCGCTGATCTCGTTCAACGGGCTGGAGAAGCTGGTGAGCGGCGATGCCTCCGCGTCGAACGCGCCGCGGGCGGCGGGCCGCCCCGCCTCCGCGGGGCGCAGCACACTGCAGGTGGCCGTCGACCGGATCGTCGCGTCGCGGGCACGGCCGGTGCGCCCGGTGTGGCTGCCGCCGCTGCCCCCGGCGCTCGCGCTCAGCCGGGTGCTGGACTGGATGCGTGCGGGACCGCGTCAGGCCGCCGCAGGCGGTCCCCCACCCGAACCCGACCCGGCCGAGGCCAAGGCCATCATCGGCGTCACCGACATCCCACGCGAGCAGCGCCAGGAACCGACGACGCTGGATTTCACCGGCGGCGACAGCAACATCGTGGTGCTCGGCGGGCCGCAGACCGGCAAGAGCACCCTGCTGCGCACGATGATCGCCAGCCTGGCGTGGCGGTACCCGCCCGGCCGCGTGGCGATCTACGGCATCGACTACGGCGGCGGGTCACTGGCGCCCTTCGAAGAGCTGCCGCATGTAGCCGGTATCGCCACGCGCGCCGACCCCGAGCGCGTGGAGCGGGTGTTCTCGGACGTCCTCACCCTGCTGGACAAGCGAGAGCAGGTGTTCCGGAGCTACCAGCTGGACTCCCCCGCGGCACTGCGCCGGGCGCGGGCGAACGGCACGGTGCCCTCTGACGTCTTCGGTGACGTCTTCCTCGTCATCGACGGCTGGTCGGCGGTGAGCGAGGCGTTCGAGGACGCCGACAACGTGCTGGTCGACATCGCCTCACGCGGCCCGTCGCTCGGCCTGCACACGATCCTCACGGGCTCCGCCAGCTCGCAGATCCGCGGCAAGCTGCAGTCGCTGTTCGGCGGCCGGATCGAGCTGCGGCTGACCGACCCGTTCGACTCGGGCATCGGCCGCAAGGTCGCCGAGGAGATCCCCAAGGACGTCCCGGGGCGCGTCCTGCTCACCAACGAGCACATGGCGCAGATCGCCCTGCCCCGGCTCGACGGGGCCAGTAACGACCAGGACCTGGGCGAGGGCGTACGCGACACGATCCGAACCATCGGCCGACGCTGGCCGCACCGTCCGGTGCCCGCGGTGCGGGTCCTCCCGCAGCACATCGCGCTGGCGGAGGTCCTGCCGCAGCACACCGGCAACGGCCTGGCCATGGGCCTGGGCGAGCGCGACCTGGGTCCGGCGGTGTTCTCCTTCCGGGAGGATCCCCACCTCGTGGTCTTCGGCGACCCGCAGACCGGCAAGAGCACCCTGCTGCGGGCTCTGCTGCGGCAGCTCACCGCGCGCTCGCCGGAGGAGGTGGGCATCGTGCTCGTCGACTTCCGCCGCGCCCACCTGGGGCTCGTGGGTGACGACCACCTGCTGGCCTACTGCACCAGCCCGCAGCACACGCAGGCGGTCGCCACCGAGTTGGCCGGGAACGTGCGCGAACGAATCCCGGGACCCAACGTCACCCCGCAGCAGCTGCGCAACCGCAGCTGGTGGGAGGGGTTGGAGCTGTTCGTCGTGGTCGACGACATGGACTTGGTCGCCGGACGCTCCAACCCCCTGGCCCCGCTGGTGCCGTTCCTCACCCAGGGCGCCGACCTCGGCCTGCACCTGATCACCGCCCGCCGCACGGGCGGCGCCGCACGGTCGATGCTGGAGCCGGTGGCACAGACGCTGGCCGACATGGCGACGCCCGGCATGCTGTTCTCCGGCGACCGCATGGAGGGCCGCATCTCCAACGGCGTGGCACCGCGGCGGCTGCCGCAGGGCCGCGCGCTGTACACCCGCCGCGGCGTCGGACCGGAGCAGGTCCAGGTCGCCTGGTCGGAGCCTGCGGACTGA
- a CDS encoding aldo/keto reductase encodes MRYIEKADTTRRYSKIGLGTWQFGSPEWGYSAEYNRTESARIVRRALELGVTVFDTAEAYGFGRSERILGSALRTALEETGTPREDVVVATKIFPVLPLSPVVQQRGVASDARLGLDTIDLYQVHQPNPLVHDATTMRGMRVLRDAGVIREVGVSNFSLPRWRRAEAELGAPVISNQVQYSLLARSPEQRLIPYAEHTGRIIMAYSPLAQGLLSGKFDVDHRPSRGVRTMNPLFLPENLERVRPLLGLLRDIADTHQATPAQVALAWTIRHPSVMAIPGASSVAQLESNVAAADLDLTPSECEELTRASQGLGDLDRVRELPRLLRDRLSR; translated from the coding sequence ATGCGCTACATCGAGAAGGCGGACACAACCCGCCGCTACTCCAAGATCGGGTTGGGTACCTGGCAGTTCGGGTCGCCGGAATGGGGCTACAGCGCCGAATACAACCGAACCGAATCGGCGCGGATCGTGCGCCGCGCGCTGGAACTCGGGGTGACCGTGTTCGACACCGCCGAGGCCTACGGTTTCGGCCGCAGCGAGCGCATCCTCGGCTCCGCCCTGCGGACGGCGCTGGAGGAGACCGGGACGCCCCGCGAGGACGTCGTGGTGGCCACCAAGATCTTTCCGGTGCTCCCGCTCTCGCCGGTGGTACAGCAGCGCGGGGTGGCCAGCGACGCCCGGCTGGGCCTCGACACGATCGACCTGTACCAGGTACACCAGCCCAACCCGCTGGTCCACGACGCCACGACCATGCGCGGCATGCGCGTTCTGCGTGACGCGGGGGTCATCCGCGAGGTGGGGGTCAGCAACTTCTCGCTTCCCCGCTGGCGGCGGGCCGAGGCCGAACTCGGGGCGCCTGTAATCAGCAACCAGGTCCAGTACAGCCTGCTCGCCCGCTCCCCTGAACAGCGCCTCATCCCGTACGCCGAGCACACGGGGCGGATCATCATGGCCTACAGCCCGCTCGCCCAGGGGCTGCTGAGCGGCAAGTTCGACGTGGACCACCGCCCGTCCCGCGGGGTCCGGACGATGAACCCGCTGTTCCTGCCGGAGAACCTGGAGCGGGTGCGGCCCCTGCTCGGCCTGCTGCGGGACATCGCCGACACCCACCAGGCGACTCCGGCCCAGGTCGCGCTCGCCTGGACGATCCGGCACCCGTCGGTGATGGCGATCCCGGGCGCCTCCAGCGTCGCCCAGCTGGAGTCGAACGTCGCAGCCGCCGACCTCGATCTCACCCCATCCGAGTGCGAGGAGCTCACGCGGGCATCGCAGGGGCTGGGCGACCTCGACCGGGTGCGGGAACTCCCCCGCCTGCTGCGCGACCGGCTGTCCCGCTAG
- a CDS encoding spore-associated protein — protein MRETDGRESGTQHRRETTRGTAVASRKPGTRKWVTALGGVVTAAAMLVVVSPTAAQGADPQAVCNQKDTNANDYVKVNDAAVPNGKGTVYLYFSNGTGSNCAITIGNVSGSTYMDVGLRRESDGASKWDDGNFSEYAGPVYLDADNICVDWTGAVGDRSVTVKKSNCDGSGG, from the coding sequence ATGCGCGAGACGGACGGACGCGAGAGCGGCACGCAGCACCGCCGAGAGACGACGAGAGGAACGGCCGTGGCGTCGCGGAAGCCGGGCACCAGGAAGTGGGTCACCGCCCTCGGCGGTGTCGTGACGGCCGCGGCGATGCTGGTCGTCGTCTCACCGACCGCCGCCCAGGGCGCGGACCCGCAGGCGGTCTGCAATCAGAAGGACACGAACGCCAACGACTACGTCAAGGTCAACGACGCGGCGGTACCCAACGGGAAGGGGACCGTCTACCTCTACTTCAGCAACGGAACCGGCTCGAACTGCGCCATCACCATCGGCAACGTCTCAGGATCGACCTACATGGACGTCGGCCTCCGCCGCGAGTCCGACGGGGCGTCGAAGTGGGACGACGGTAACTTCAGCGAGTACGCGGGCCCGGTCTATCTGGACGCCGACAACATCTGCGTCGACTGGACCGGCGCGGTCGGCGACCGGTCCGTGACGGTGAAGAAGTCCAACTGCGACGGCAGCGGCGGCTGA
- a CDS encoding acyl-CoA desaturase, giving the protein MGESQTAVSTAERRASKLELDVEHAPKGPGAKFLLGVYIGLPILAVIAAVPFAWGWGLTWVDVAIFAVTYIFTGLGITVGYHRYFTHGSFKANRPLRIVLAVAGTAAIEGPVIHWVADHRRHHKYADREGDPHSPWRFGTDWKALGKGLIYAQFGWLFSSERTSIQRFCPDLLADKDIARISRLFLPIAGLSLFLPALVGGLVTMSWWGALTAFFWGALVRLFLLQHVTWSINSICHAFGVEEFEVRDKSRNVWWLAILSFGESWHNLHHSDPTCARHGVLKGQIDPSARVIWAFEKLGWAWNVRWPNENRLAAKRVDKVDQAA; this is encoded by the coding sequence ATGGGAGAGTCCCAAACCGCCGTTTCGACAGCGGAACGACGAGCGTCCAAGCTGGAACTCGACGTTGAACATGCCCCGAAGGGTCCGGGCGCGAAGTTCCTCTTGGGTGTGTACATCGGGCTCCCGATCCTTGCCGTCATCGCGGCGGTCCCCTTCGCCTGGGGATGGGGTCTGACCTGGGTCGACGTCGCGATCTTCGCGGTGACCTACATCTTCACCGGCCTGGGTATCACCGTCGGGTACCACCGCTACTTCACCCACGGCTCCTTCAAGGCCAACCGCCCCCTGCGCATCGTGCTGGCCGTGGCCGGGACCGCCGCCATCGAGGGTCCGGTCATCCACTGGGTGGCCGACCACCGCCGCCACCACAAGTACGCCGACCGCGAGGGCGACCCCCACTCGCCGTGGCGCTTCGGCACGGACTGGAAGGCTCTGGGCAAGGGCCTTATCTACGCCCAGTTCGGCTGGCTGTTCTCCAGCGAGCGCACCTCCATCCAGCGCTTCTGCCCCGACCTGCTCGCCGACAAGGACATCGCGCGCATCTCCCGGCTCTTCCTGCCGATCGCGGGCCTCTCGCTGTTCCTGCCTGCGTTGGTCGGCGGTCTGGTGACGATGTCCTGGTGGGGCGCGCTGACCGCGTTCTTCTGGGGTGCCCTGGTGCGGCTCTTCCTGCTGCAGCACGTGACCTGGTCGATCAACTCCATCTGCCACGCCTTCGGCGTGGAGGAGTTCGAAGTCCGCGACAAGTCCCGCAACGTGTGGTGGCTGGCGATCCTGTCCTTCGGCGAGTCCTGGCACAACCTGCACCACTCCGACCCCACCTGCGCCCGGCACGGCGTGCTCAAGGGGCAGATCGACCCGAGCGCCCGCGTCATCTGGGCGTTCGAGAAGCTCGGCTGGGCGTGGAACGTGCGGTGGCCCAACGAGAACCGGCTTGCGGCCAAGCGCGTCGACAAGGTGGACCAGGCGGCCTGA